Below is a window of Campylobacter concisus DNA.
GATGATAGAAATTTAAGCTTTAGCGAAAAGGTAGAAATTCTCTCTCGTCTTAGCCAAAATTTTGAGCTTTTAAGACGTATGATCTTAGCACTTTTCATGAGGCACAATGAAAATTTAGAAAATTTAAAAGATTTTGCTCGTTTTGAAGACGTGATCGATCTGCTTTATAATCTAAAAACGCCTATAAATTTAAGCGACCCAAAATATAAATCGCTCTTTTATGCAAAGGGCGATATAGATGAGCCATGTGAAATTTATGGTTTTGAGCTAAACGTCATCAAAAAACTAAAAGACGCTAAATTTGACGCAGCAGGATTAAGCTTTAACTACGTTTGCAAAAGCTGCAAAAACTCATTTCCTATGCATTTTTACCGATGTCCGGTCTGTCACGAGCTAGGAAGTGTCAAAATTTTATCCCACATCACAGAAAAATCAAGTGAAGATAGTAACACTTTTTAGCGACGGCTCGTGCCTTGGAAACCCTGGAGCTGGCGGCTGGGCTTACATCTTAAGATTTAACGAAGCGCAGAAAAAAGCAAGCGGCGGAGAGGCATATACGACAAATAACCAAATGGAGCTAAAAGCTGCGATAATGGGGCTAAAAGCGCTAAAAGAGCCCTGCGAGGTAAGGCTTTTTACCGATAGCTCATACGTAGTAAATAGCATAAATGAGTGGCTTTCTAACTGGCAAAAGAGAAATTTTAAAAATGTAAAAAATGTCGAGCTTTGGCAGGAGTATTTAGAAATTTCAAAGCCTCACAAAGTCATGGCAAGCTGGGTTAAAGGGCACGCTGGACACCCTGAAAACGAGGAATGCGACCAGATGGCAAGAGATGAGGCATTAAAAATAAAAGATGAGAATGAAAGATGAAAATTTTAGAAGAATTTGAAGAAAGTCTTAGATATAAATTTAAAAAAACTAAACTTTTAGAAGAGGCGCTAACGCACAAGAGCACCAAGCAAGCGCTAAATAACGAAAGGCTCGAGTTTTTGGGCGATGCGGTGATGGATCTGCTCGTGGCTGAGTATCTTTTTAAAAAATTTAGCAAGATCGCAGAGGGCGACATGAGTAAGCTAAGAGCTGCACTTGTCAATGAAAAAAGCTTTGCAAATATGGCAAGGCATCTAAAAATGGGTAAATTTTTAAGGCTAAGCACGGCTGAAGAGAATAATGGCGGGCGCGAGAAAGATAGCATTTTAAGCGACGCATTTGAGGCTGTGATGGGTGCTATCTACCTTGAGGCTGGACTTGATAAAGTGCGAGAAATTTCGATCGCCCTGCTTGAACTTTGCTATCCACAGATCGACTTTGCACACCTTGAAAAGGACTACAAAACCGCTCTTCAAGAGGTCACTCAGGCCAGTCTTGGTGTCATACCAACATACGAACTCATCGGCACGTCAGGTCCTGATCACAAGAAAGAATTTGAGATAGCCTTGCTACTAAATGGAAAAGAAATTTCACGCGCCGTTGGCAACTCTAAAAAGCAAGCCCAACAGCTTGCAGCAAAAATCGCACTAGAAAAAATCAAAAAATAGGAAAAATTTTGAATACATTTGGCAAAAAACTAACCTTAACAACCTTTGGCGAGAGCATGGAGTGGCGATCGGTGGCGTGATAGACGGACTTCCAGCTGGGCTAAAGATCGATACAGATTTTATCCAAAGTGAGCTTGACAAGCGTCGCCCAGGACAAAGCAATTTCACAACCGCAAGAGACGAGGCTGACAAGATAGAAATTTTTAGTGGTCTTTTTGATGGTATAAGCACTGGGGCGCCGATAGGCTTTGCCATTTTTAATAACAATCAAAAGTCAAATGACTATGACAATTTACGTGAAATTTTCCGTCCAGGCCATGCGGATTTTACTTATTTCAAAAAATATGGCTTTAGAGATCATAGAGGCGGCGGACGCTCAAGCGCAAGAGAAACGGCCGTTAGAGTAGCTGGTGGGGCTTTTGCGCAGCTACTTTTAAATGAGTTTAATATAGAAATTTTAAGTGGAGTGCTTGGTATAGGCAAAGTTTTTAGCGACAAAATAGACTTTAACTTTGCTAAAAATTCTCAAATTTATGCTCTTGGCAATGAAGAAGCGATGAAAGAAGTGATAAATAAAGCTAGAAGCGAGCACGATAGCGTGGGAGCTGTGGTTTTAAGCGTGGCTAAAGGCGTACCAGCTGGTCTTGGCGAGCCACTTTATGATAAGCTAGATAGCGCTTTAGCAGCGGCTTTGATGGGAATAAACGGCGTAAAAGCCGTAGAGATCGGTGCTGGCGTGAATGTAAGCTCTATGCTTGGCTCAGCGAACAACGACGAGATGGACGAACTTGGCTTTTTGAGCAATAACGCTGGTGGCATACTTGGGGGCATAAGCAGTGGCGCCGAGATCGTGCTAAAGAGCCATTTTAAGCCTACACCTTCGATATTTAAAGAGCAAAAGACGCTAAATTTAGCTGGCGAAGTGGTAGACTTTGAGCTAAGGGGTAGACATGATCCTTGTATAGGCATACGAGGAAGCGTCGTTACAACCGCGATGATAAGGCTAGTTATCGCCGATATGTTACT
It encodes the following:
- a CDS encoding ribonuclease III is translated as MKILEEFEESLRYKFKKTKLLEEALTHKSTKQALNNERLEFLGDAVMDLLVAEYLFKKFSKIAEGDMSKLRAALVNEKSFANMARHLKMGKFLRLSTAEENNGGREKDSILSDAFEAVMGAIYLEAGLDKVREISIALLELCYPQIDFAHLEKDYKTALQEVTQASLGVIPTYELIGTSGPDHKKEFEIALLLNGKEISRAVGNSKKQAQQLAAKIALEKIKK
- a CDS encoding ribonuclease HI, producing the protein MKIVTLFSDGSCLGNPGAGGWAYILRFNEAQKKASGGEAYTTNNQMELKAAIMGLKALKEPCEVRLFTDSSYVVNSINEWLSNWQKRNFKNVKNVELWQEYLEISKPHKVMASWVKGHAGHPENEECDQMARDEALKIKDENER